In a genomic window of Planctomycetota bacterium:
- a CDS encoding esterase — protein sequence MAAATPPAYNGGCSRRSSPPPAAPMPPPSTAVPPLPDRPHWSWIDVAGHPCELFDPPGAVPGRAVIYLHGVRERTLRESTGLRSALEGARLRALAPRAGRSWWLDRIVPEFDTAVSPERHVVGAVVAEAARRFGAGPPGIALVGTSMGGQGALRLAYRHPATFPVAAAISPAIDFHLAMRDIARLPDGDLFASLWPLFGEIERARQDTAILHVHPLNWPRHQWFASDPTDRLWHDGASRLHEKLAALGIPHVAILDRVGGGHGPAYYDSVAPDAIAFLVTALDAESRRIG from the coding sequence ATGGCCGCGGCAACGCCGCCGGCCTACAACGGGGGCTGTTCCCGGCGATCCAGCCCGCCGCCAGCCGCTCCCATGCCCCCTCCATCCACGGCCGTCCCGCCCCTCCCCGACCGGCCGCACTGGAGCTGGATCGACGTCGCCGGCCACCCCTGCGAGCTGTTCGATCCGCCCGGTGCCGTTCCGGGGCGGGCGGTGATCTACCTCCACGGCGTCCGCGAGCGGACGCTGCGCGAGTCGACGGGTCTGCGGTCGGCCCTCGAGGGGGCGCGGCTGCGGGCGCTCGCCCCGCGCGCGGGGCGCAGCTGGTGGCTCGACCGGATCGTCCCCGAGTTCGACACCGCGGTCTCGCCGGAACGCCACGTCGTCGGCGCGGTGGTGGCGGAAGCGGCCCGGCGGTTCGGCGCGGGGCCACCGGGGATCGCGCTGGTCGGCACGAGCATGGGGGGTCAGGGGGCGCTGCGGCTGGCCTACCGGCATCCGGCGACCTTCCCGGTGGCGGCGGCGATCTCCCCGGCGATCGACTTTCACCTCGCGATGCGCGACATCGCCCGGCTCCCCGACGGCGACCTGTTCGCGTCGCTGTGGCCGTTGTTCGGCGAGATCGAGCGTGCCCGCCAGGACACGGCGATCCTCCACGTTCACCCGCTCAACTGGCCGCGGCACCAGTGGTTCGCCAGCGACCCCACCGACCGCCTCTGGCACGACGGCGCCAGCCGGCTCCACGAGAAGCTCGCCGCCCTCGGCATCCCCCATGTCGCGATTCTCGACCGGGTCGGCGGCGGCCACGGGCCGGCGTACTACGACTCGGTCGCCCCCGACGCGATCGCGTTTTTGGTCACGGCCCTCGACGCCGAGTCGCGCCGGATCGGCTGA
- a CDS encoding hypoxanthine phosphoribosyltransferase — protein sequence MRVLLSADELSAGIDRLAAAVRADGTGPLTVIGVLTGSLMVVADLIRRLDGPVRVSMVWASSYRGTDTTPGRLDLNLDLLPDLGGQDVLVVDDIFDTGRTLEALVAELGRRGAARVRSLVLLRKLGRSEVTIEPDFVGFDIPDVFVVGYGLDFDGAWRHLSHVAALESPDIAAARHAPPEPPVDPPAGPRG from the coding sequence ATGCGCGTGCTCCTCAGCGCCGATGAACTCTCCGCCGGCATCGACCGGCTCGCGGCGGCGGTCCGCGCCGACGGCACCGGACCGCTGACCGTCATCGGCGTGCTCACCGGGAGCCTGATGGTGGTTGCCGACCTGATCCGGCGGCTCGACGGACCGGTGCGCGTGAGCATGGTGTGGGCGAGCAGCTACCGCGGCACCGACACGACTCCCGGCCGGCTCGATCTCAATCTCGACCTGCTTCCCGACCTCGGGGGGCAGGACGTGCTCGTCGTCGACGACATCTTCGACACCGGACGGACGCTCGAAGCCCTCGTCGCCGAGCTCGGACGGCGCGGCGCCGCGCGGGTGAGGTCGCTGGTGTTGTTGCGGAAGCTCGGCCGGTCGGAAGTGACGATCGAACCTGATTTCGTCGGCTTCGACATTCCCGACGTGTTCGTGGTCGGGTATGGTCTCGACTTCGACGGCGCGTGGCGGCACCTGTCGCACGTCGCGGCGCTCGAGTCCCCCGACATCGCTGCCGCGCGCCATGCCCCGCCCGAGCCCCCGGTCGATCCTCCTGCTGGTCCACGGGGCTGA
- a CDS encoding glycosyltransferase: MPRPSPRSILLLVHGADRFGTGTQALLAVTALVDAGWRVRVALAGGRGALGRALQDAGGDVVALSSRPRPGLALAAPLSRLLRAERPRGVVSMGRAMSRAAAAALVVVPGPALVALLARSTLGLADRLAVSRAARVVAATPAVAAACRAAGVDPDRIDTVAPGSMLPGPRRRDRRELATRLGLDPGRCWTVAVAPLEPATHLTRLVWAIDQLGVVRRDLDHVLVGSGPLAPRLARRAHVQRITDRFAVVPWCGDADDLLAEAALVWQSGDVAYGGALVDGLAHGKPLVAVDGPAAREAIADGVNGRIVPARPESEFPRRAFQILEDAALESRYGMASRTRAATLFDPARAAAGYVAAVERAVG, encoded by the coding sequence ATGCCCCGCCCGAGCCCCCGGTCGATCCTCCTGCTGGTCCACGGGGCTGACCGATTCGGCACCGGCACGCAGGCGCTGCTCGCGGTCACGGCGCTCGTCGATGCCGGCTGGCGCGTGCGGGTGGCGCTGGCCGGCGGTCGTGGCGCGCTCGGCAGGGCGTTGCAGGATGCCGGCGGCGACGTCGTCGCGCTCTCGTCGCGCCCGCGGCCGGGGCTGGCACTGGCCGCTCCGCTTTCGCGGCTGCTCCGCGCCGAGCGCCCGCGGGGCGTGGTTTCCATGGGGCGGGCGATGTCGCGCGCCGCCGCGGCGGCCCTGGTGGTGGTGCCCGGGCCGGCGCTGGTCGCGCTGCTGGCCCGGTCCACGCTCGGTCTCGCCGACCGGCTGGCGGTATCACGGGCGGCGCGGGTGGTCGCCGCGACGCCGGCGGTCGCCGCGGCATGCCGGGCCGCCGGGGTCGATCCCGATCGGATCGACACCGTCGCCCCGGGGAGCATGCTGCCGGGACCGCGGCGGCGCGACCGGCGCGAGCTCGCCACCCGCCTCGGGCTCGATCCCGGCAGGTGCTGGACCGTGGCCGTCGCCCCCCTCGAGCCGGCGACCCACCTCACGCGGCTCGTGTGGGCGATCGACCAGCTTGGTGTCGTCCGCCGCGACCTCGACCACGTGCTCGTCGGCTCCGGGCCGCTGGCGCCGCGCCTCGCGCGGCGGGCCCACGTGCAACGGATCACCGACCGGTTCGCGGTCGTGCCGTGGTGCGGCGATGCCGACGACCTGCTCGCCGAGGCGGCGCTGGTCTGGCAGTCGGGCGACGTCGCGTACGGCGGGGCGCTGGTCGACGGACTGGCGCACGGCAAGCCCTTGGTCGCGGTCGACGGCCCGGCGGCCCGCGAGGCGATCGCCGACGGCGTCAACGGCCGGATCGTGCCGGCGCGGCCGGAGAGCGAGTTTCCGCGCCGGGCGTTCCAGATCCTCGAAGACGCGGCGCTCGAGTCGCGGTACGGGATGGCGTCGCGCACGCGGGCCGCGACGCTGTTCGATCCGGCGCGGGCGGCCGCCGGCTACGTGGCGGCCGTCGAGCGGGCGGTGGGATAG
- a CDS encoding formylmethanofuran dehydrogenase subunit A, with protein MSGERFVIAGGTIHDPAHGRDGEVGDLWIDEGRIVSQPADPTGWRRIDAAGLVVMPGGVDLHSHVAGPKVAAGRLLTPPTAPGATAAVPTIHATGALYAALGYTTVFDAAIATGAASLAHRELAEMPVLDRGIYLLAADDADVVAALDRGDDGELRRLVAAKVSAGRGWGVKVANPGGPVFWKHGRRGDEHDLDTTLPGSSLSPRHLLERLARAVRDVGLPHPLHVHTANLGLPGNWRTLFETLRTLDGIPAHLAHVQFHSYTGGDLDEGSFGSGVAALVEWFDAHPGITLDVGQVLFGSTVVMTGDSAAAAHLARTTGMPWVSHDRHLSGGCGVLPIRYRETSLVNAWQWAIGLEWFLSVADPWRVALSTDHPNGASFTAYPLLMRLLGDAAFRREALARIHPKVRSRSPLATIDREYSLQELCIVTRAAPARIAGLAHKGHLGAGADADIALYRPQADLAAMFALPAKVYKAGRLVCDEGHLRDATPGAALLARGTGP; from the coding sequence ATGAGCGGCGAGCGCTTCGTGATCGCCGGCGGCACGATCCACGACCCGGCCCACGGCCGGGATGGCGAGGTCGGCGACCTGTGGATCGACGAGGGGCGGATCGTCTCCCAGCCGGCTGACCCAACCGGGTGGCGCCGCATCGACGCCGCCGGCCTGGTGGTCATGCCCGGCGGCGTCGACCTCCACAGCCACGTCGCCGGACCGAAAGTCGCCGCCGGCCGGCTGCTCACGCCGCCGACGGCACCCGGTGCAACGGCGGCGGTGCCGACGATCCACGCCACCGGCGCCCTCTACGCCGCGCTCGGCTACACCACCGTCTTCGACGCCGCGATCGCGACCGGCGCCGCGAGCCTGGCCCACCGGGAGCTGGCCGAGATGCCCGTCCTCGACCGCGGCATCTACCTCCTCGCGGCCGACGATGCCGACGTCGTCGCGGCGCTCGACCGTGGCGACGATGGTGAGCTGCGCCGGCTCGTGGCGGCCAAGGTCTCCGCCGGCCGCGGCTGGGGGGTGAAGGTCGCCAATCCGGGCGGGCCGGTGTTCTGGAAGCACGGCCGCCGCGGCGACGAGCACGACCTCGACACCACGCTGCCCGGTTCGTCGCTGTCGCCGCGCCACCTCCTCGAGCGCCTCGCCCGCGCCGTGCGGGACGTCGGCCTTCCCCACCCGCTCCACGTCCACACCGCCAACCTCGGCCTTCCCGGCAACTGGCGGACGCTCTTCGAGACGCTGCGCACGCTCGACGGTATCCCCGCCCACCTCGCCCACGTCCAATTCCACAGCTACACCGGCGGCGATCTCGACGAGGGCTCGTTCGGCTCCGGCGTCGCCGCGCTCGTCGAGTGGTTCGACGCCCATCCCGGGATCACGCTCGACGTCGGGCAGGTGCTGTTCGGCTCGACGGTGGTGATGACCGGCGATTCGGCGGCCGCGGCGCACCTGGCGCGGACGACGGGCATGCCCTGGGTGTCGCACGACCGCCACCTTTCCGGGGGCTGCGGCGTGCTGCCGATCCGCTACCGGGAGACGAGCCTCGTCAACGCCTGGCAGTGGGCGATCGGCCTGGAGTGGTTCCTCTCCGTCGCCGATCCGTGGCGCGTGGCGTTGTCGACCGACCATCCCAACGGCGCGAGCTTCACCGCCTACCCGCTCCTGATGCGGCTTCTCGGCGACGCCGCCTTCCGCCGTGAGGCCCTCGCGCGGATCCATCCGAAAGTCCGCAGCCGTTCGCCCCTGGCGACGATCGACCGGGAATACTCGCTGCAGGAGTTGTGCATCGTGACCCGGGCCGCTCCGGCGCGGATCGCGGGGCTCGCCCACAAGGGGCATCTCGGCGCCGGTGCCGATGCCGACATCGCGCTCTACCGGCCGCAGGCCGACCTGGCCGCGATGTTCGCGCTGCCGGCGAAGGTCTACAAGGCTGGGCGGCTCGTCTGCGACGAGGGTCACCTCCGCGACGCAACGCCCGGCGCGGCCCTGCTCGCGCGGGGAACGGGGCCGTGA
- a CDS encoding DUF1080 domain-containing protein: MNDVRLRRGLWAVALSLALGSAARAANPAYTDATKTDDDFAFQGEYVGEVPIDGSPMRIGVHVVALGDGKFDVVAYPGGLPGDGWQPPTRVLGTGTRSGTGADAVVKIEVRDDGGETYKSEIRGGEIAVLGPDGKAAAKLAKKARKSPSLGAAPPAGAVVLFDGKNTDKFVNGRLSPDGLLMEGTTTKDSFGDATLHVEFLLPYQPKDRGQGRANSGVYVQGAYEVQVLDSFGLTGENNECGGVYSVAAPAVNMCLPPLQWQTYDIDFTAPKFQGDTQTQPARMTVKHNGVVIHDNIAIPKITPGGPGNGKGAGPLFLQDHGNPVRYRNIWVVPKKS; this comes from the coding sequence ATGAACGACGTTCGCCTGCGCCGTGGGCTGTGGGCCGTGGCCCTGTCGCTCGCCCTCGGATCCGCCGCCCGGGCCGCAAACCCGGCCTACACCGATGCGACCAAGACCGACGATGACTTCGCCTTCCAAGGCGAATACGTCGGCGAGGTGCCGATCGACGGCAGCCCGATGCGGATCGGCGTCCACGTCGTCGCCCTCGGCGACGGCAAGTTCGACGTCGTCGCCTACCCGGGCGGCCTCCCCGGCGACGGCTGGCAGCCGCCGACGCGCGTCCTCGGCACCGGCACGCGCTCGGGGACCGGCGCCGACGCGGTGGTCAAGATCGAGGTCCGCGACGACGGCGGCGAGACCTACAAGTCGGAGATCCGCGGCGGTGAGATCGCCGTTCTCGGCCCCGACGGCAAGGCAGCCGCCAAGCTCGCCAAGAAGGCGCGCAAGAGCCCCTCGCTCGGCGCCGCCCCGCCGGCCGGCGCGGTCGTGCTGTTCGACGGCAAGAACACCGACAAGTTCGTCAACGGACGGCTGTCACCCGACGGCCTGTTGATGGAGGGCACGACCACGAAGGATTCGTTCGGCGACGCCACATTGCACGTCGAGTTCCTCCTCCCCTACCAGCCGAAGGACCGTGGCCAGGGGCGGGCCAACAGCGGCGTCTACGTCCAGGGAGCCTACGAGGTGCAGGTCCTCGACAGCTTCGGCCTGACCGGTGAGAACAACGAGTGCGGAGGCGTCTACTCGGTGGCGGCCCCGGCGGTGAACATGTGCCTGCCGCCGCTGCAGTGGCAGACGTACGACATCGACTTCACCGCGCCGAAGTTCCAGGGCGACACGCAGACGCAGCCGGCGCGGATGACCGTCAAGCACAACGGCGTGGTGATCCACGACAACATCGCGATCCCCAAGATCACCCCCGGCGGTCCGGGCAACGGCAAGGGGGCGGGTCCGCTGTTCCTCCAGGACCACGGCAACCCCGTCCGCTACCGCAACATCTGGGTGGTGCCGAAGAAGTCGTGA
- a CDS encoding PIN/TRAM domain-containing protein, giving the protein MALIILRGLFVMVSLGIAVLMFGSEGIRNYPSWVPFAVLLAMIAIPAAVIGLDTWIKRKDLTVITAVYFGMLVGIFLTYVAILALTPILPTGPNRWPIVDWLPLILGMILCYSCVSLLLQTRNDFRFLIPYVEFARDVQGMRPNLLDATAIIDGRIADLAEAGVFESRFVVPSFVVDELQNAAESTDKQRRLRGRRGLDILTRLRARESIDVEVLTPDNEVAAEGSDDARAVAMARRLGGRIITNDPNLVKIAALRSVQAINVNDVAMALKPTYVPGDSFHVRLVKPGEEAGQAVGYLEDGTMVVVEGSRDQIGRTVPVSVTSTLQTTAGRLVFARPEASRA; this is encoded by the coding sequence ATGGCCCTGATCATCCTGCGCGGCCTGTTCGTCATGGTGTCGCTGGGGATCGCAGTCTTGATGTTCGGTTCCGAGGGGATTCGCAACTACCCGTCCTGGGTCCCGTTCGCAGTCCTCCTGGCGATGATCGCCATTCCCGCCGCGGTCATCGGCCTCGACACCTGGATCAAGCGCAAAGACCTGACCGTGATCACGGCGGTCTACTTCGGGATGCTGGTGGGGATCTTCCTCACCTACGTCGCGATCCTCGCGCTGACGCCGATCCTCCCCACGGGCCCCAACCGCTGGCCGATCGTCGATTGGCTGCCGCTGATCCTCGGGATGATCCTCTGCTACTCATGCGTCAGCCTGCTCCTCCAGACGCGCAACGACTTCCGGTTCCTCATCCCCTACGTGGAATTCGCCCGCGACGTCCAGGGAATGCGCCCCAACCTCCTCGACGCCACCGCGATCATCGACGGGCGGATCGCCGACCTCGCCGAGGCGGGGGTGTTCGAGAGCCGGTTCGTCGTCCCGTCGTTCGTGGTCGACGAGCTCCAGAATGCCGCCGAGAGCACCGACAAGCAGCGCCGGCTCCGTGGCCGCCGCGGCCTCGACATCCTCACCCGGCTCCGGGCCCGCGAATCGATCGACGTCGAGGTGCTGACACCGGACAACGAGGTTGCCGCCGAGGGTTCCGACGACGCCCGTGCCGTGGCCATGGCCCGGCGGCTCGGCGGCCGGATCATCACCAACGACCCGAACCTCGTGAAGATCGCCGCCCTGCGGAGCGTCCAGGCGATCAACGTCAACGACGTCGCCATGGCCCTCAAGCCGACCTACGTCCCCGGCGACTCGTTCCACGTCCGGCTCGTGAAGCCGGGGGAGGAGGCTGGGCAGGCCGTCGGCTACCTCGAGGACGGCACGATGGTGGTCGTCGAGGGAAGCCGCGATCAGATCGGGCGCACCGTGCCGGTGAGCGTGACCAGCACGCTGCAGACCACGGCCGGGCGGCTGGTGTTCGCGCGGCCGGAGGCGTCGCGGGCCTGA
- the dgt gene encoding dNTP triphosphohydrolase, which yields MTHPPPSPPPADWQAREALLLAPWAMRAADSAGRVHPEPAHPFRSPYQRDRDRVVHSAAFRRLAHKTQVFTGYLGDYHRSRLTHTLEVTGIARTLARGLALNEDLVETLALAHDIGHPPLGHAGEDTLDELLAADGGFNHNAQALRIVELLEHRYPGFPGLNLSREVIDSQRARISRPSGAAPLLEAQVVDAADSVAYDTHDADDAVELGLVRLGELLDLPLVATAAARVHDRLGTLPAADLRPTVLHELIEWQVSDLLANSRAAIDRARIDSVAAVRAHPGRLVVHSAELVAGKRELERFLFERVYRSERVMAVRRPAQRKLGELFAWYVDHPDGLPSGFHSRVADHGRRRSVGDYIAGMTDRFLERDHAARCVKA from the coding sequence ATGACGCACCCGCCGCCCTCTCCGCCCCCCGCCGATTGGCAGGCCCGCGAGGCGCTGCTCCTCGCCCCCTGGGCGATGCGCGCGGCTGACTCGGCGGGGCGCGTCCATCCCGAGCCTGCCCATCCCTTCCGCAGCCCCTACCAGCGCGACCGCGATCGCGTCGTGCATTCGGCCGCGTTCCGCCGTCTGGCCCACAAGACGCAGGTCTTCACCGGGTATCTCGGCGACTATCACCGCAGCCGCCTGACCCACACTCTCGAGGTGACCGGCATCGCGCGGACGCTGGCCCGTGGCCTGGCGCTCAACGAAGACCTCGTCGAGACACTCGCCCTGGCCCACGACATCGGTCATCCCCCGCTCGGCCACGCCGGCGAGGACACGCTCGACGAGCTGCTCGCGGCCGACGGCGGCTTCAACCACAACGCCCAGGCGCTGCGGATCGTCGAATTGCTCGAGCACCGTTACCCGGGCTTCCCTGGCCTCAACCTGTCGCGCGAGGTGATCGATTCGCAGCGGGCGCGGATCTCCCGGCCGTCGGGCGCCGCGCCGCTGCTCGAGGCCCAGGTCGTCGATGCCGCCGACTCGGTCGCCTACGACACCCACGACGCCGACGACGCGGTGGAACTGGGCCTCGTCCGCCTCGGCGAGCTGCTCGACCTGCCGTTGGTGGCGACAGCGGCGGCACGCGTCCACGACCGGCTCGGCACGCTGCCCGCTGCCGATCTCCGGCCGACGGTGCTCCACGAGTTGATCGAATGGCAGGTGTCCGACCTGCTCGCCAACTCCCGCGCGGCGATCGACCGGGCGCGGATCGATTCCGTGGCCGCCGTCCGCGCCCACCCGGGGCGGCTGGTCGTCCACTCCGCCGAGCTCGTCGCCGGCAAACGGGAGCTGGAGCGGTTCCTTTTCGAGCGTGTCTACCGCAGCGAGCGGGTGATGGCGGTGCGGCGGCCGGCGCAGCGGAAGCTCGGGGAGCTGTTCGCCTGGTACGTCGACCACCCCGACGGCCTCCCGTCCGGCTTCCACTCCCGTGTCGCCGACCATGGCCGCCGGCGTTCGGTCGGGGACTACATCGCGGGAATGACCGACCGCTTTCTCGAACGCGACCATGCCGCCCGCTGCGTGAAGGCCTGA
- a CDS encoding HIT domain-containing protein produces the protein MDRLWAPWRMGYLQGTATETAAEPMPTAWRSGADERCFLCRAAATDGRHDRALGVVERTARGLVIVNRYPYGGGHLLLAPLDHRATLGALADDVLLDLQRQLARWIGLLERSLHAQGFNVGLNLGAVAGAGVPGHLHWHLLPRWQGDVNFMPALAEVRVISQALDALWEQLATAAAETPP, from the coding sequence ATGGACAGGCTCTGGGCACCGTGGCGGATGGGGTACCTCCAGGGAACGGCGACCGAGACCGCCGCGGAGCCGATGCCGACGGCGTGGCGGTCCGGTGCCGACGAGCGTTGCTTCCTGTGCCGTGCCGCCGCGACGGACGGCCGTCACGACCGGGCCCTCGGCGTCGTCGAGCGGACGGCGCGGGGCCTCGTGATCGTCAACCGGTATCCCTACGGTGGCGGCCACCTGCTGCTGGCCCCCCTCGACCACCGCGCCACGCTCGGGGCGCTTGCCGACGACGTCCTCCTCGACCTCCAGCGGCAGCTGGCGCGGTGGATCGGGCTCCTCGAGCGGTCGCTCCACGCGCAGGGTTTCAACGTCGGCTTGAATCTCGGCGCCGTCGCCGGCGCGGGGGTGCCGGGGCATCTCCACTGGCACCTCCTGCCGCGCTGGCAGGGAGACGTCAATTTCATGCCCGCGCTGGCCGAGGTCCGGGTGATCTCGCAGGCGCTCGACGCGCTGTGGGAGCAGCTCGCCACCGCCGCCGCCGAGACGCCCCCCTGA
- a CDS encoding chromosome segregation protein ScpA, whose translation MEFKVALDVFSGPLDLLLHLVKRHEVDITTVPIARIAEEFVAYLEPLEVLAIDQVGEFVDLASVLVEIKARALVPRPEEQAEEPVETVREDLVRRLLEYKQFRDAAVMLEDRARHWELRFPRQAGQEPVAGGQPPPVTIGDVQVWDLVGALGRVLRRGEARKPRRIVHDDTPIEVHIERVEAAVAERGTVAFTSLFEVPAGAEEMPRSRVVGIFLAVLELVRRGRLVTRQERLFDEIWLAAANRPPAPLEVTA comes from the coding sequence GTGGAGTTCAAGGTCGCCCTCGACGTCTTCTCCGGCCCTCTCGACCTCCTGCTGCACCTGGTCAAGAGGCACGAGGTCGACATCACCACCGTCCCGATCGCACGGATCGCCGAGGAGTTCGTCGCCTACCTCGAACCCCTCGAGGTCCTCGCCATCGACCAGGTGGGGGAGTTCGTCGACCTGGCCAGCGTGCTCGTCGAGATCAAGGCCCGGGCCCTCGTGCCCCGTCCGGAGGAGCAGGCCGAGGAGCCGGTCGAGACGGTACGCGAGGATCTCGTCCGCCGGTTGCTCGAATACAAGCAATTCCGCGACGCCGCGGTGATGCTCGAGGACCGGGCCCGACACTGGGAGCTGCGCTTTCCCCGTCAGGCAGGCCAGGAACCGGTCGCCGGCGGCCAGCCGCCACCGGTCACGATCGGCGACGTCCAGGTGTGGGATCTGGTCGGGGCCCTGGGGCGCGTGCTGCGGCGCGGCGAGGCGCGGAAGCCGCGCCGCATCGTCCACGACGACACCCCGATCGAGGTCCATATCGAACGGGTCGAGGCGGCCGTCGCCGAGCGGGGAACGGTGGCCTTCACGTCGCTGTTCGAGGTGCCGGCCGGTGCCGAGGAGATGCCGCGCTCGCGCGTCGTGGGTATCTTTCTGGCCGTCCTGGAGCTCGTCCGCCGCGGCCGGCTCGTGACCCGGCAGGAGCGGCTGTTCGACGAGATCTGGCTGGCGGCGGCGAACCGGCCCCCGGCCCCCCTGGAAGTGACCGCATGA
- a CDS encoding metal-dependent hydrolase: protein MIDNAPLRTLVHKGLTIEGYSRAAVQSYWRVPELKLGFDLGGQPWSFMATGTWFLTHTHLDHVAALPVYVARRRMMKMEPPTIYVPEESVEPIEKLLRAVSRLDRGTLPCTLLAARPGDEIELSREHVVTVSATCHTLPSVGYVVWERRRKLKPEYHGLPGERIRDLRLSGTEVTQEMRTPLVAYLGDSTAEGLDRCPAMYEAMVLITELTFVAHAHRKDKIRKFGHMHLDDFLARRERFRNEVIIATHFSTRYTDQRVRRILDRRLPGMLDGRFHVWL from the coding sequence ATGATCGACAACGCGCCGCTGCGGACCCTCGTCCACAAGGGGCTCACGATCGAGGGCTACTCGCGGGCGGCCGTGCAGAGCTACTGGCGTGTCCCGGAGCTGAAGCTCGGCTTCGACCTCGGGGGGCAGCCGTGGAGCTTCATGGCGACCGGCACCTGGTTCCTCACCCACACCCACCTCGACCACGTCGCGGCGCTGCCGGTGTACGTCGCCCGCCGGCGGATGATGAAGATGGAGCCGCCGACGATCTACGTGCCCGAGGAGTCGGTCGAACCGATCGAGAAGCTGCTCCGCGCCGTCTCCCGCCTCGACCGCGGCACGCTCCCCTGCACGCTCCTCGCCGCCCGCCCGGGTGACGAGATCGAGCTGTCGCGCGAGCATGTCGTCACGGTGTCGGCCACCTGCCATACGCTGCCGAGCGTCGGCTACGTCGTCTGGGAACGGCGGCGCAAGCTCAAGCCGGAGTACCACGGTCTGCCCGGCGAGCGGATCCGCGACCTCCGCCTCTCGGGTACCGAGGTCACGCAGGAGATGCGCACGCCGCTGGTGGCCTACCTCGGCGACAGCACCGCCGAGGGGCTCGACCGCTGCCCGGCGATGTATGAGGCGATGGTCCTGATCACCGAGCTGACGTTCGTCGCCCATGCCCACCGCAAGGACAAGATTCGCAAATTCGGCCACATGCACCTCGACGACTTCCTCGCCCGTCGAGAGCGGTTCCGCAACGAGGTGATCATCGCCACGCACTTTTCGACGCGCTACACCGACCAGCGCGTCCGCCGGATCCTCGACCGCCGCCTGCCCGGCATGCTCGACGGCCGATTCCACGTCTGGCTGTGA
- the hemW gene encoding radical SAM family heme chaperone HemW: MTPPVQPRHAYVHVPFCRHRCGYCDFALVTGRDDLVDRYLTALDRELSRLDAPLALDTLYLGGGTPSHLGPDGLRRLFAILTPWLVAGAGAEVTVEANPRDVSGGFVAAVRDCGVNRVSLGAQSLAAETLQILDRDHAPDDVRDAVRLLHDAGMAVNVDLLIAAPGQSLAAVDADLGAVVNLGCRHVSVYCLTWEQGTAFESRRRKGLLAPVDEALERAMFERAIDRLVAAGYEHYEVSNFARPGHRCRHNEAYWDCRPGEAFGPSAARFDGRTRTTNHRSVTTWITRVLAGHDATGDVDAMTAEEAARERIVVGLRRRDGLDRMAFETASGFSLDALAGGVVGRWLDRGWVTDDGRHVRLTRPGLLVSDGLWGEVLRGEAGSPG; the protein is encoded by the coding sequence ATGACCCCGCCGGTCCAACCCCGTCACGCCTACGTCCACGTCCCGTTCTGCCGCCACCGCTGCGGGTATTGCGACTTCGCGCTGGTCACCGGCCGCGACGATCTCGTCGACCGCTACCTCACGGCGCTCGACCGGGAGCTGTCGCGGCTCGACGCGCCGCTCGCGCTCGACACGCTCTATCTCGGCGGCGGGACTCCGTCGCACCTCGGGCCCGACGGCCTGCGCCGGCTGTTCGCGATCCTCACGCCCTGGCTCGTGGCCGGAGCCGGGGCGGAAGTCACCGTCGAAGCCAATCCCCGCGACGTCAGCGGCGGCTTCGTCGCGGCCGTGCGCGACTGCGGCGTGAATCGGGTGAGCCTCGGGGCACAGAGCCTCGCCGCCGAGACGCTCCAGATCCTCGACCGTGACCACGCCCCCGACGACGTCCGCGACGCCGTCCGCCTGCTCCACGACGCCGGGATGGCGGTCAACGTCGACCTGTTGATCGCGGCACCAGGGCAGTCGCTGGCGGCGGTCGACGCAGATCTCGGGGCGGTCGTGAATCTTGGCTGCCGGCACGTGTCGGTCTACTGCCTGACGTGGGAGCAGGGGACGGCCTTCGAGTCGCGGCGGCGCAAGGGACTGCTCGCCCCCGTCGACGAGGCGCTCGAGCGCGCGATGTTCGAGCGGGCGATCGACCGGCTCGTCGCGGCGGGATACGAGCACTACGAGGTCAGCAATTTCGCCCGGCCCGGCCACCGCTGCCGCCACAACGAGGCCTACTGGGATTGCCGGCCAGGGGAGGCCTTCGGGCCGTCGGCGGCCCGGTTCGACGGCCGGACACGGACCACCAACCACCGCAGCGTGACGACCTGGATCACGCGCGTGCTCGCCGGGCACGACGCCACCGGCGACGTCGACGCGATGACCGCCGAGGAGGCGGCCCGCGAGCGGATCGTCGTCGGCCTCAGGCGCCGGGATGGGCTCGATCGGATGGCGTTCGAGACGGCGAGCGGCTTCTCGCTCGATGCCCTCGCAGGCGGGGTGGTCGGCCGGTGGCTCGACCGAGGGTGGGTGACCGACGACGGTCGCCATGTCCGGCTCACCCGGCCGGGCTTGCTCGTGTCGGACGGCCTGTGGGGGGAGGTATTACGGGGGGAGGCGGGCTCGCCCGGCTGA